A single Arcobacter sp. FWKO B DNA region contains:
- a CDS encoding Fe-S-containing hydro-lyase yields MSQTYYLTTPLKEEDVTKLNSGDIVYLSGIIYSARDAAHKRLVDLIEEGKDLPFDLEGSVIYFVGPTPPKPGEPIGSAGPTTSYRMDTYSPTLLKHGSRGMIGKGKRNSDVINACMEHKGVYFGATGGAGALLGKRIISAEIIAYPELGPEAVRKLEVKDFPVTVINDTKGNDLYQIGRSQYEIK; encoded by the coding sequence ATGAGTCAAACATATTATTTAACAACCCCACTTAAAGAAGAAGATGTTACCAAACTAAACAGTGGTGACATAGTTTATCTAAGTGGTATTATATATTCAGCAAGAGATGCAGCACATAAAAGACTTGTAGATTTGATAGAAGAAGGTAAAGATTTACCTTTTGATTTAGAAGGAAGTGTGATATATTTTGTAGGTCCAACTCCACCAAAGCCAGGTGAACCTATAGGAAGTGCAGGACCTACTACGAGTTATAGAATGGATACATATTCCCCTACCCTACTAAAACACGGCTCTCGTGGTATGATAGGAAAAGGAAAAAGAAATTCTGATGTTATAAATGCATGCATGGAACATAAAGGTGTTTATTTTGGAGCAACTGGTGGAGCTGGTGCACTACTTGGAAAACGAATCATAAGTGCTGAAATTATAGCATACCCAGAACTAGGTCCTGAAGCTGTTAGAAAGCTTGAAGTAAAAGACTTTCCAGTGACAGTAATCAATGATACAAAAGGTAACGATTTATATCAAATTGGTAGAAGTCAATACGAAATAAAGTAG
- a CDS encoding fumarate hydratase: protein MREVQFETLVKAVRDIIVHCGTVLPKDAYQALQRAYNEEKSEVSREVLKQLLENADIAKAEARPLCQDTGLAVFFVKVGEDVKLVGGTFRDAINKGTEQGYQDAYLRASTCEPFSRANLKDKIGYNLPAIIHFDLVPGDKIDIEYAAKGGGSENVSRATVLAPAAGKDGVLKFVKQVISDAGPNPCPPIIVGVGIGGTFEKAAMSSKHALFREIGTQNDDQEMNEFEKQILVELNKLGIGAMGMGGTQTVLAVHIEANPCHIASLPVSVNVQCHSSRHTHIVI from the coding sequence ATGAGAGAAGTACAATTTGAAACTCTTGTAAAAGCGGTAAGAGATATAATAGTACATTGTGGTACAGTTCTACCAAAAGATGCTTACCAAGCTTTACAAAGAGCTTACAATGAAGAAAAATCAGAAGTTAGCCGTGAGGTTTTAAAACAACTTCTTGAAAATGCAGACATTGCTAAAGCAGAAGCAAGACCACTTTGTCAAGATACTGGTTTAGCTGTATTTTTTGTAAAAGTTGGTGAAGATGTGAAGCTTGTTGGTGGAACTTTTAGAGATGCTATAAATAAAGGTACAGAACAAGGTTATCAAGATGCATATCTACGAGCTTCAACTTGTGAGCCTTTCAGTAGAGCAAACTTAAAAGATAAAATAGGTTATAACCTACCTGCTATTATACATTTTGATCTTGTTCCAGGAGATAAGATTGATATTGAATATGCTGCAAAAGGTGGTGGAAGTGAAAATGTAAGCCGTGCTACAGTTTTGGCTCCTGCTGCTGGAAAAGATGGTGTATTAAAATTTGTAAAGCAAGTTATAAGTGATGCTGGCCCAAATCCATGTCCTCCTATTATAGTAGGAGTTGGAATTGGTGGTACTTTTGAAAAAGCTGCAATGTCAAGCAAACACGCACTATTTAGAGAAATTGGCACTCAAAATGATGACCAAGAGATGAATGAATTTGAAAAACAAATTTTAGTTGAACTAAACAAACTAGGTATTGGTGCTATGGGAATGGGTGGAACACAAACAGTTCTTGCTGTTCATATAGAAGCAAACCCATGTCATATAGCATCATTGCCAGTTTCGGTTAATGTACAGTGCCATAGTTCAAGACATACACATATTGTAATTTAA
- the sucC gene encoding ADP-forming succinate--CoA ligase subunit beta: MNIHEYQAKELFKKYGVPTPRGHIAYTPDEAVKAAQELGGNIWVVKAQIHAGGRGLGGGVKLAKSTAEVKELASQILGMTLITHQTGPEGKLVQKVYVEEGADIKAEYYLGMVLDRALEMPVMMASTEGGMEIEEVAHNSPEKIVKVAIDPTIGFQGFHGRELAFGLNLPKEEINAFIKFASSLYKVYMENDAEMIEINPLIKTGDGKFLALDAKMGFDNNALYRQNAISEMRDLSEEEPTEIEAGNYGLSYIKLDGTVGCMVNGAGLAMGTMDTINYVGGTPANFLDVGGSASPETVAKGFEIILKDKNVKSIFVNIFGGIVRCDRVANGILEATKLTKVDVPVIVRLDGTNAAQAIEILNNAGISNIIAASDLEDGARKAVEAAAK; the protein is encoded by the coding sequence ATGAATATTCACGAATATCAAGCAAAAGAATTGTTTAAAAAATATGGCGTTCCTACTCCTAGAGGACACATAGCTTATACTCCTGATGAAGCTGTAAAAGCTGCTCAAGAGCTAGGTGGAAATATTTGGGTTGTAAAAGCTCAAATTCATGCAGGCGGAAGAGGACTTGGTGGTGGTGTAAAACTAGCAAAAAGTACTGCTGAAGTGAAAGAACTAGCTTCTCAAATACTAGGTATGACACTTATAACTCACCAAACAGGACCAGAAGGTAAACTAGTACAAAAAGTTTATGTTGAAGAAGGTGCTGATATCAAAGCTGAATATTATCTTGGAATGGTTTTAGACAGAGCTTTAGAGATGCCTGTAATGATGGCTTCTACTGAAGGTGGTATGGAGATAGAAGAAGTTGCTCACAATAGCCCAGAAAAAATAGTAAAAGTAGCGATTGATCCAACTATTGGTTTTCAAGGATTTCATGGTAGAGAACTTGCTTTTGGATTAAATCTTCCAAAAGAAGAAATTAATGCGTTTATCAAGTTTGCAAGTAGCTTATACAAAGTATATATGGAAAATGATGCTGAAATGATAGAAATTAACCCACTTATCAAAACAGGTGATGGTAAATTCTTAGCACTTGATGCAAAAATGGGCTTTGACAACAATGCACTTTATAGACAAAACGCAATATCAGAAATGAGAGATTTAAGTGAAGAAGAGCCAACTGAAATAGAAGCTGGAAATTACGGCTTAAGTTATATCAAACTTGATGGAACTGTAGGATGTATGGTAAATGGTGCAGGTCTTGCTATGGGAACTATGGATACTATCAATTATGTTGGTGGAACTCCTGCAAACTTCCTTGATGTTGGAGGTTCAGCAAGTCCTGAAACTGTAGCAAAAGGTTTTGAAATCATACTAAAAGATAAAAATGTTAAATCAATATTTGTAAATATCTTTGGTGGAATAGTAAGATGTGATAGAGTTGCAAATGGTATATTAGAAGCTACAAAACTTACAAAAGTTGATGTTCCTGTAATTGTAAGACTTGATGGTACTAATGCTGCACAAGCTATAGAGATTTTAAACAACGCTGGTATTTCAAATATAATTGCAGCATCTGATTTAGAAGATGGTGCTAGAAAAGCTGTTGAAGCAGCGGCAAAGTAA